In one Juglans regia cultivar Chandler chromosome 11, Walnut 2.0, whole genome shotgun sequence genomic region, the following are encoded:
- the LOC109018587 gene encoding sulfate transporter 3.1-like yields the protein MGNADHAYPSNVECAHRVAIPPPKPFVKTLKNSLKETFFPDDPLRQFKNQPLSRRFVLGLQYFLPILEWAPRYTFEFLKSDLIAGITIASLAIPQGISYAKLANLPPIFGLYSSFVPPLVYAMMGSSRDLAVGTVAVASLLTASMLGDEVDAKENPTLYLHLAFTATFFAGVFQACLGLLRLGFIVDFLSHATIVGFMAGAATVVCLQQLKAILGLEHFTQGTDLVSVMRSVFSQTHKWRWESGVLGCCFLFFLISTRYFSKRKPKFFWISAMAPLTTVILGSLLVYLTHAEKHGVQVIGELKKGLNPPSFGDLVFVSPYLMVAIKTGIITGVIALAEGIAVGRSFSMFKNYHIDGNKEMIAFGTMNIVGSCTSCYLTTGPFSRSAVNYNAGCKTAVSNIVMAVAVMFTLLFLTPLFHYTPLVVLAAIIISAMLGLIDYEAAMHLWHVDKFDFIVCMSAYLGVVFGSVTIGLVIAISISLLRVLLFVARPRTLVMGNIPESMIYRNVEQYPNANNVPGILILEIDAPIYFTNASYLRERIARWIDEEEDRIKSSGETGLQYVILDMSAVGNIDTSGISMLEEMKKTTERRGLKLVLANPGGEVMKKLNKSKFIENIGQEWIYLTVGEAVGACNYMLHTCKSNPAKKDDQAETWNNV from the exons atgggTAACGCCGACCATGCGTATCCTTCTAACGTTGAGTGCGCGCACCGTGTTGCGATTCCGCCCCCAAAACCCTTTGTGAAGACGCTGAAGAACTCTCTGAAAGAGACTTTCTTTCCCGATGATCCACTTAGGCAGTTCAAGAACCAGCCACTATCGAGAAGATTCGTACTGGGACTCCAGTACTTCTTGCCAATTCTCGAATGGGCGCCTCGCTATACTTTTGAGTTCCTGAAGTCTGACCTTATTGCTGGGATTACTATCGCCAGCTTGGCAATCCCGCAGGGCATCAGTTACGCAAAGCTTGCCAACTTGCCTCCGATTTTTGGCCTAT ATTCGAGTTTTGTTCCACCTCTGGTTTATGCAATGATGGGCAGCTCCAGAGATTTGGCTGTGGGGACTGTTGCTGTTGCATCGCTGCTCACTGCTTCAATGTTGGGGGATGAAGTTGATGCTAAGGAGAATCCCACGCTCTATCTTCACCTTGCTTTCACAGCGACATTCTTCGCCGGAGTTTTCCAAGCTTGTTTAGGCTTATTAAG GCTTGGTTTCATCGTGGATTTCCTATCACATGCAACCATAGTAGGGTTCATGGCAGGAGCAGCCACTGTAGTGTGCCTGCAACAACTAAAAGCGATCCTTGGCCTTGAGCATTTTACCCAAGGGACAGATCTTGTATCAGTGATGCGTTCTGTCTTTAGCCAGACACATAAG TGGAGATGGGAGAGTGGCGTTCTGGGatgttgtttccttttctttctgaTCAGCACTAGATACTTC AGTAAGAGAAAGCCAAAGTTCTTTTGGATATCAGCGATGGCACCATTGACGACCGTCATCTTGGGAAGTCTTCTCGTTTATCTCACCCATGCTGAGAAACACGGTGTTCAAGTG ATAGGAGAGTTGAAGAAGGGGCTGAATCCACCATCGTTCGGGGATCTAGTTTTTGTGTCTCCCTATCTCATGGTAGCTATTAAAACTGGCATCATCACTGGCGTCATTGCTCTCGCT GAAGGAATAGCTGTAGGAAGAAGCTTTTCAATGTTCAAGAACTACCATATTGACGGGAACAAAGAGATGATTGCTTTCGGAACGATGAACATTGTCGGTTCTTGCACCTCTTGCTACCTCACCACAG GGCCATTTTCACGATCAGCAGTAAATTACAACGCAGGATGCAAGACAGCAGTATCAAACATTGTGATGGCAGTCGCTGTCATGTTCACGTTGTTATTCCTGACACCTTTGTTCCATTACACTCCTCTTGTGGTGTTGGCAGCCATAATTATATCCGCAATGCTTGGTCTCATTGATTATGAAGCAGCCATGCATCTCTGGCATGTTGACAAATTTGACTTTATAGTCTGCATGAGTGCATACCTTGGTGTGGTTTTTGGCAGCGTAACAATTGGCCTAGTCATAGCG ATTTCGATATCTTTGCTTAGGGTACTCCTGTTCGTTGCCAGACCAAGGACCTTGGTTATGGGAAACATTCCAGAGTCTATGATTTACAGAAACGTTGAACAATACCCAAATGCAAACAATGTACCTGGAATTCTCATACTTGAAATCGATGCTCCCATTTACTTCACCAATGCAAGCTACTTAAGAGAACG AATTGCAAGGTGGATTGATGAAGAGGAAGACAGAATAAAATCATCTGGGGAAACTGGCCTACAGTACGTAATACTGGATATGAGTG CTGTTGGTAACATTGATACGAGCGGAATTAGCATGcttgaagagatgaagaagactACTGAAAGAAGAGGGCTCAAG CTTGTATTGGCCAACCCTGGAGGCGAGGTGATGAAGAAGCTGAATAAGTCCAAGTTTATCGAAAACATAGGCCAAGAATGGATTTACTTGACAGTTGGAGAGGCCGTTGGAGCATGCAACTACATGCTTCACACATGCAAGTCCAACCCAGCTAAGAAAGATGATCAAGCAGAGACATGGAACAACGTATGA